One genomic segment of Catalinimonas alkaloidigena includes these proteins:
- a CDS encoding VOC family protein, producing MSDQQNNPFVDSALTTILVVSDMAASKAFYVEVLGAEIFREYGGDSLVLEFLGNWILLVTPGGPTQDKPDTHFIPPADKNSVSHAYTIRVKDCKKSYEILKGKGADFITPPMDRGAETRCFFRDPDGHLFEISEYRAS from the coding sequence ATGAGTGACCAGCAAAATAATCCATTTGTAGATTCCGCATTAACCACAATATTAGTGGTGTCGGATATGGCTGCCTCTAAAGCGTTTTATGTAGAGGTGCTGGGTGCTGAGATATTTCGTGAATACGGTGGTGATTCCCTGGTGCTGGAGTTTTTAGGAAATTGGATTTTACTTGTGACGCCAGGAGGTCCCACGCAGGACAAGCCAGACACACATTTTATTCCTCCAGCGGATAAAAATTCAGTAAGCCACGCATACACCATTCGGGTTAAGGATTGCAAAAAATCCTACGAAATATTGAAGGGCAAAGGAGCTGATTTTATTACACCCCCAATGGACCGGGGAGCGGAAACCAGATGTTTTTTCAGAGACCCAGATGGTCATTTGTTTGAAATAAGTGAATACCGGGCGTCATAG
- a CDS encoding S41 family peptidase gives MKYGSSLLFFIFPLRILAQTELSQEQITEDFTIFKNILSTAHPGLYEYTTKEKWDSLFSHFENEEAKQLRHSGDFFQSLCALADHVKDGHLIVQHAKMDTIPKLFPLLLKIIEGKLYTDTNDHGIPIGSQIISINGIGNNQLINTMLKYASSDGFNLTKKYRQIETEFGILHYYEFGEREMYEVVYNTPAGLTQTIIVESQDFERVGNRHAFRTSHFSLYHNYTDKARYYQERINEKWPYLYAIDSINTLVLRVNSFGLNPKAFKSRLIALFKEIRKKRADNVIVDVRSNNGGYRINAIHLFSFLTDKPFQQRVSEYAITSSLPEEKYLLHADTDYQQFFATYFASAEKEGDGWVLKKDHAKEAMKPYKRSFKKNIFVLIGGRTFSAGSAFALNAKNDPDITLVGEETGGGYYFHNGQFSALYKLPNAKIMVRMSFVKINHYVTDNRIAKGSGVIPDIEVKLSVQDLIEGKDSQLDYVVKTIQKLNE, from the coding sequence ATGAAATACGGCAGTTCCCTATTGTTCTTCATTTTTCCTTTGCGCATTCTTGCTCAGACTGAACTGTCGCAGGAACAGATAACAGAGGATTTTACCATCTTCAAAAATATCCTAAGCACTGCTCACCCCGGTTTATATGAATACACTACAAAAGAGAAGTGGGATAGCTTATTTAGCCATTTTGAAAATGAAGAGGCAAAGCAACTCAGGCATTCAGGAGATTTCTTCCAATCGCTCTGTGCTTTAGCAGATCATGTGAAAGACGGCCATTTGATTGTTCAGCACGCCAAAATGGACACCATCCCCAAATTGTTTCCTTTGCTGTTAAAAATCATTGAGGGAAAACTCTATACCGACACAAATGACCATGGAATTCCCATTGGCTCTCAGATAATTTCTATTAATGGGATAGGAAATAACCAACTCATCAACACAATGCTAAAATATGCGTCCTCGGATGGGTTTAACCTCACTAAGAAATACAGGCAGATAGAAACTGAATTTGGCATATTGCATTACTATGAATTTGGTGAAAGAGAAATGTATGAAGTCGTGTATAATACACCGGCTGGTCTCACCCAAACAATAATAGTTGAAAGTCAGGATTTTGAGCGAGTTGGAAACCGACATGCCTTCCGGACCTCTCATTTCTCCCTTTACCACAATTACACTGATAAAGCCAGGTATTACCAAGAAAGGATTAATGAGAAGTGGCCCTACCTCTATGCGATTGATTCAATAAACACCCTTGTATTAAGGGTGAATTCATTTGGATTGAACCCTAAAGCATTCAAATCCAGACTGATTGCTTTGTTTAAGGAAATCAGGAAGAAGAGAGCGGATAATGTGATTGTCGATGTCCGTAGCAATAATGGGGGATATAGGATCAATGCAATTCATTTGTTCTCGTTTCTTACGGACAAACCATTCCAGCAAAGAGTCTCTGAATATGCAATTACTTCATCCCTACCCGAGGAAAAATATCTATTACATGCTGATACCGATTATCAGCAGTTCTTTGCAACTTACTTTGCATCAGCAGAAAAGGAAGGTGATGGCTGGGTGCTTAAAAAAGATCACGCAAAAGAAGCAATGAAGCCCTATAAGAGATCTTTTAAAAAAAATATTTTTGTATTAATCGGGGGGCGAACATTTTCTGCTGGTTCCGCATTTGCCTTGAATGCTAAAAATGATCCTGACATTACGCTTGTAGGTGAAGAAACAGGTGGAGGGTATTATTTTCATAACGGTCAATTCTCCGCTTTATACAAACTGCCCAATGCAAAGATCATGGTAAGAATGTCTTTCGTTAAAATCAATCACTATGTTACAGACAATAGGATTGCAAAAGGAAGCGGTGTTATTCCTGATATAGAAGTAAAGCTCAGTGTTCAGGATTTGATAGAAGGAAAAGACAGTCAGTTAGATTATGTAGTAAAAACTATTCAGAAATTAAATGAATAA
- a CDS encoding DUF4386 domain-containing protein, translated as MDVKKKIRLSGFLILLGMAAGIFSVAPAIDASAYLTEAAKNFNQVIIAALFQLILSLAYLGFAILVYPLIKRYSGSFSLGFLSFRVVAVCLSVMGIIVLLSVLTMSELLVQNGMQDTPAIALLGGVLRSMRDLINHVFMVVMLCMANVMLYFLFLRKKLLPRWISVWGICGAVLSVVASILILFKVMDIITYEYLLLNAPTGIFEIFLGIWLMVKGLDIQCGFVSQNN; from the coding sequence ATGGATGTAAAGAAGAAAATCAGGCTGTCAGGTTTTCTGATATTGCTGGGTATGGCTGCCGGAATTTTTAGTGTGGCCCCCGCCATTGACGCTTCAGCTTATCTGACGGAAGCTGCTAAGAACTTCAATCAGGTAATTATAGCCGCGCTTTTTCAATTGATCTTATCACTGGCTTATTTGGGCTTTGCCATTTTGGTATATCCGCTTATTAAAAGATATAGCGGGAGCTTTTCATTGGGATTCCTGAGTTTCAGAGTAGTGGCAGTCTGCCTATCAGTAATGGGCATCATTGTACTGTTATCTGTCTTGACTATGAGTGAACTGTTAGTTCAAAATGGTATGCAGGACACCCCCGCGATTGCGCTTTTAGGAGGTGTTTTGAGAAGTATGCGAGATTTAATCAACCATGTGTTTATGGTTGTCATGTTATGTATGGCTAATGTCATGCTTTACTTCTTGTTTCTTAGAAAAAAACTATTGCCGCGATGGATTTCCGTGTGGGGGATATGCGGCGCTGTATTGTCAGTGGTAGCCAGTATTTTGATCTTGTTTAAAGTGATGGACATTATAACTTATGAATACCTGCTTTTAAATGCACCTACCGGCATCTTTGAAATATTTCTCGGAATATGGCTGATGGTAAAAGGGCTTGATATACAGTGTGGGTTCGTGTCTCAAAACAACTGA